From Mytilus edulis chromosome 9, xbMytEdul2.2, whole genome shotgun sequence, the proteins below share one genomic window:
- the LOC139490341 gene encoding aquaporin-4-like: MALIALIACFGKISGGHFNPAVTIGVSLCGRLSLKATILYPVVQMVGGLLGAALTRAIQPPMSYIDNVYYFENGVTVIGKDVKPGWAVFCEGLITFFLVLTYLMCTMEKKKTNWLLSSLAIGFIAQANILAAAYITGGSMNPSRSFGPAVCMSVFTKNVWKHHYVYWVGPIVGSALAAFVWRCLNWQWSCSLLPK; encoded by the exons ATGGCGCTTATCGCGCTTATAGCATGTTTTGGCAAAATcag TGGCGGCCATTTTAATCCTGCTGTTACAATAGGCGTCAGTCTCTGTGGACGTTTGTCTTTAAAAGCAACAATATTATATCCCGTCGTCCAAATGGTTGGTGGTTTACTTGGTGCGGCACTCACAAGG GCTATTCAACCACCTATGTCATATATTGACAATGTATATTACTTTGAAAATGGTGTCACCGTGATAGGAAAGGATGTTAAACCTGGATGGGCAGTGTTTTGTGAAGGATTGATTACATTCTTCCTTGTGCTTACTTATCTAATGTGTACAAtggaaaaaaagaaaaccaaTTGGTTGTTGTCATCATTGGCCATTGGATTTATTGCCCAAGCTAATATTCTTGCCGC AGCCTATATAACTGGAGGGTCAATGAACCCATCAAGGAGTTTTGGGCCTGCTGTTTGTATGTCAGTTTTCACGAAGAACGTATGGAAACATCATTATGTTTACTGGGTAGGACCTATAGTTGGATCAGCATTAGCTGCATTTGTCTGGAG ATGTTTAAATTGGCAGTGGAGTTGCTCATTACTACCAAAATGA